A stretch of the Panicum virgatum strain AP13 chromosome 9N, P.virgatum_v5, whole genome shotgun sequence genome encodes the following:
- the LOC120688987 gene encoding uncharacterized protein LOC120688987, translated as MKAYPVGNIDLPVTFGSKANFRTETLTFEVVDWKGAYHAILERPAYAKFMAAYVCSREYFDLATTAANTAELGQLRATTPECRPDTGKPSQAPAFASIDETKSVVVDDADPTKTVRVGSQLTAK; from the exons ATGAAAGCATACCCGGTCGGCAACATCGACTTGCCAGTCACGTTCGGCAGCAAAGCCAACTTCCGCACCGAGACCCTCACGTTTGAGGTGGTGGACTGGAAGGGGGCGTACCACGCCATTCTCGAGCGCCCCGCctatgccaagttcatggcg GCCTACGTCTGCAGCCGCGAGTACTTCGACCTTGCCACCACTGCGGCAAACACGGCTGAGCTTGGCCAGCTTCGCGCCACCACTCCCGAGTGCCGTCCTGACACTGGCAAGCCCAGCCAGGCACCGGCCTTCGCCTCAATTGATGAGACCAAGTCAGTCGTGGTTGACGACGCCGATCCAACCAAGACGGTGCGGGTCGGCTCCCAGCTGACGGCCAAATAG